The region TTTGACCGTTCTCTTCAATATGAAGCTCGACTAAAGCTGAGCCAAGAATATGGCCAGCATCTCTCAATATCAAAGTAACTCCAGGTGCAATTTCTTTAGCTTCATTGTAAGGAAGACCAATGAATAGTGCCGTGGCATTCACTGCATCAATCTCTCGATATAGCGGCTCACCATTTGGTAACTCTTGATTATTGCTTTCTAAGTATTCCCAATCCTTTTCTTGAATATGAGCACTATCTCTTAGCATCACGCTACATAGATCAGCACTAGCTAAAGTGGTATAAATCGGTCCATTAAAACCATTCTTCACCAAAGTAGGAATATTGCCTGAATGATCAATGTGGGCATGGGAAAGTACTATCATATCTACATCATGCAGCTTTTCACCATTAGCCCGATTTTGACTCAGAGCATCCTTTCTATGTCCCTGTAGTAAGCCACAGTCTAATAATATCTTTTTGCCATTTATTTCCAATAAATGAGCAGATCCGGTCACTTCTTCTGCAGCACCAAATGAAGTAAGAAACATGTTTGTGTTTATTTATCTCTCTATTGTACCATATTCCCGTCTTTAGCATCATGATGAATCAAGTCAAAAATATTGTGAATGGTTTTGTCAAAGAGCTGCAAAGAAAATACGGAGTAGCTACATGCGAATTGAATATTACTGAAGAGGGGAGCCGAATAGTAATTGGTGGTGTGATGCTGACCGACAAACAAAAAGCTATTTTGGATCGGCGACTACAACAAGCAGGGGAAAGGGTTGAATGGCGAATAGTTATTCTTGCTGATCAAGAGCCTGCACTAGGTTGGGCACATGTAGATAAGATTCCCACTAATGTGTGGAGCCGTACTCTTTTGCAAGATCATATATCCTGGCTTTCTACTCAAGTAATCATCAAAGAAGAACCAATAAAATTGCTTTGGCAAGCAAAAGATTTTTATTGTGTGCAATTAGTTGATGCTACTATTGGTTGGATACGGGCTATCGAATTGACGCGGTTAGCTGGAGCGCCAAGTTGGATACCCCCGGAGCAAAAGGCAAGTAATAGGCCAGAGTTACTCGCTTATATTGATCGTTGGTTAGACGTGCCCTATTTACGAGGAGGACTGACATATCAAGGAGTGGATTGCTCTGGGCTCACTCAAAACATCTATCGTCATTGTTTCCATTATCTTTTGCCGCGGCATAGTATGGATCAATTGAAAGTAGGTCATACTGTGACAGAACCCAAGATTGGTGACTTAGTCTTCTTTGAACATCATCATGAAA is a window of Candidatus Abawacabacteria bacterium DNA encoding:
- a CDS encoding C40 family peptidase, whose protein sequence is MNQVKNIVNGFVKELQRKYGVATCELNITEEGSRIVIGGVMLTDKQKAILDRRLQQAGERVEWRIVILADQEPALGWAHVDKIPTNVWSRTLLQDHISWLSTQVIIKEEPIKLLWQAKDFYCVQLVDATIGWIRAIELTRLAGAPSWIPPEQKASNRPELLAYIDRWLDVPYLRGGLTYQGVDCSGLTQNIYRHCFHYLLPRHSMDQLKVGHTVTEPKIGDLVFFEHHHEKTHHTTGHVGIVINAEAKLVAHANLTNGKVMQNMMSEMLAMGYEFLGYRNYDVEIF